One segment of Marvinbryantia formatexigens DSM 14469 DNA contains the following:
- the tgt gene encoding tRNA guanosine(34) transglycosylase Tgt gives MYQIKKTEGRAKRAELVTVHGTIQTPVFMNVGTAAAVKGAVSTMDLKEIGTQVELSNTYHLHVRPGDDVIRQLGGLHKFMVWDRPILTDSGGFQVFSLAGLRKIKEEGVYFQSHVDGRKIFMGPEESMQIQSNLASTIAMAFDECPSSRATREYVQASVDRTTRWLARCKAEMARLNSLPDTINRQQLLFGINQGAVYEDIRIAHADAISEMDLDGYAVGGLAVGETHEEMYHILDEVVPHLPQNKPTYLMGVGTPANILEAVERGVDFFDCVYPSRNGRHGHVYTAHGKLNLFNEKYKLDERPIEEGCGCPACRHYSRAYIRHLLKAKEMLGMRLCVLHNLYFYNHLMEEIRDALDEGRFSEYKAEKLAGFEKMT, from the coding sequence ATGTATCAGATTAAGAAAACAGAAGGACGGGCAAAGCGTGCGGAGCTTGTGACCGTTCACGGAACGATTCAGACGCCGGTGTTTATGAATGTAGGAACGGCGGCGGCTGTCAAAGGGGCGGTTTCCACGATGGATCTAAAGGAAATCGGCACCCAGGTGGAGCTCTCCAATACCTATCATCTGCATGTGCGTCCGGGGGACGATGTAATCCGGCAGCTCGGCGGACTGCACAAGTTTATGGTCTGGGACAGACCGATTCTTACGGATTCCGGCGGCTTCCAGGTGTTTTCCCTGGCGGGGCTGCGCAAGATTAAGGAGGAGGGCGTATATTTCCAGTCGCATGTTGACGGGCGGAAAATTTTTATGGGACCGGAGGAGAGTATGCAGATTCAGTCAAACCTCGCCTCTACGATCGCGATGGCGTTTGACGAGTGCCCCTCCAGCCGGGCGACGAGGGAATATGTGCAGGCATCGGTGGACCGCACGACGCGCTGGCTTGCGCGCTGCAAGGCGGAAATGGCCAGGCTTAACAGCCTGCCGGATACCATCAACCGGCAGCAGCTTCTCTTCGGCATCAACCAGGGCGCGGTTTACGAGGATATCCGCATCGCGCACGCCGATGCAATCTCGGAAATGGACCTGGACGGTTACGCTGTCGGCGGGCTTGCCGTCGGGGAGACGCACGAGGAAATGTATCATATTCTGGACGAGGTGGTGCCGCATCTTCCGCAGAATAAGCCGACCTATCTGATGGGCGTGGGAACGCCGGCGAATATTCTGGAGGCAGTGGAGCGCGGAGTGGATTTCTTCGACTGCGTATATCCCAGCAGGAACGGCCGCCACGGACATGTGTACACGGCGCACGGAAAGCTGAATCTTTTTAATGAAAAATATAAGCTGGATGAGCGCCCGATCGAGGAGGGGTGCGGCTGCCCGGCATGCCGTCATTACAGCAGGGCGTATATCCGCCATCTGCTGAAGGCGAAGGAAATGCTGGGGATGCGTCTGTGTGTGCTGCACAACCTGTATTTTTACAATCACCTGATGGAAGAGATACGGGACGCGCTGGATGAAGGGCGTTTTTCGGAGTACAAAGCGGAAAAACTGGCAGGATTTGAAAAAATGACTTGA